In the Neomonachus schauinslandi chromosome 13, ASM220157v2, whole genome shotgun sequence genome, one interval contains:
- the GAS1 gene encoding growth arrest-specific protein 1: protein MVAGLLGGGGGARAGTVPGAWLCLMALLQLLGSAPRGSGLAHGRRLICWQALLQCQGEPECSYAYNQYAEACAPVLAQRGGGDAPGAAAAAAAAAAFPASAASFSSRWRCPSHCISALIQLNHTRRGPALEDCDCAQDENCKSTKRAIEPCLPRTSSGGAGGPGAGGVMGCTEARRRCDRDSRCNLALSRYLTYCGKLFNGLRCTDECRTVIEDMLAVPKAALLNDCVCDGLERPICESVKENMARLCFGAELGNGPGSSGSDGGLDDYYDEDYDDEQRAGGAGGEQLLDDDDGVPHPPRPGGGAAAAGGRGDLPYGPGRRSSGGGRSASGAAWTPLASILLLLLLPRLV, encoded by the coding sequence ATGGTGGCAGGGCTgctgggcggcggcggcggggcccgCGCGGGGACCGTGCCGGGCGCCTGGCTGTGCCTGATGGCGCTGCTGCAGCTACTGGGCTCGGCGCCGCGGGGCTCGGGGCTGGCGCACGGCCGCCGCCTCATCTGCTGGCAGGCGCTGCTGCAGTGCCAGGGGGAGCCGGAGTGCAGCTACGCCTACAACCAGTACGCCGAGGCGTGCGCGCCGGTGCTGGCGCAGCGCGGCGGGGGCGACGCGCcgggggccgccgccgccgccgccgccgccgccgccttccCGGCCTCGGCCGCCTCGTTCTCGTCGCGCTGGCGCTGCCCGAGCCACTGCATCTCGGCGCTCATTCAGCTCAACCACACGCGCCGCGGGCCCGCCCTGGAGGACTGTGACTGCGCGCAGGACGAGAACTGCAAGTCCACCAAGCGCGCCATTGAGCCGTGCCTGCCCCGGACGAGCAGCGGCGGCGCGGGCGGCCCGGGCGCGGGCGGGGTCATGGGCTGCACCGAGGCCCGGCGGCGCTGCGACCGCGACAGCCGCTGCAACCTGGCCCTCAGCCGCTACCTGACCTACTGCGGCAAGCTCTTCAACGGGCTGCGCTGCACCGACGAGTGCCGCACGGTCATCGAGGACATGCTGGCCGTGCCCAAGGCGGCGCTGCTCAACGACTGCGTGTGTGACGGCCTGGAGCGGCCCATCTGCGAGTCGGTCAAGGAGAACATGGCCCGCCTGTGCTTCGGGGCCGAGCTGGGCAACGGCCCGGGCAGCAGCGGCTCGGACGGGGGCCTGGACGACTACTACGACGAGGACTACGACGACGAGCAGCGCGCCGGGGGCGCGGGCGGCGAGCAGCTGCTGGATGACGACGACGGCGTCCCGCACCCGCCGCGCCCGGGCGGCGGCGCTGCAGCGGCGGGCGGCCGCGGGGACCTGCCTTACGGGCCCGGGCGCAGGAGCAGCGGCGGTGGCCGCTCGGCGTCCGGAGCCGCCTGGACCCCGCTCGCCTCCatcttgctgctgctgctgctcccGCGGCTCGTTTAG